A single window of Mycolicibacterium madagascariense DNA harbors:
- a CDS encoding MarR family winged helix-turn-helix transcriptional regulator: MTSPLNPAQLRAYFALTEAANLLQFAVQQQLRADGDLSYVQFDILATLADATRPLTMTDLADGVVYSRSGLTHQAALLEKAALIVRRPSPADHRATVVDITDAGRARLAEVLPGHVDVVREMLYEPLSDQDVDTFDDITGRIRDHMRAKPPRSAVSRRPETDEG; encoded by the coding sequence GTGACGTCACCGCTCAACCCGGCGCAACTGCGCGCATACTTCGCCCTGACTGAAGCGGCCAACTTGCTTCAGTTCGCCGTGCAGCAGCAACTGCGGGCCGACGGCGATCTGAGCTACGTACAGTTCGACATCCTCGCCACGCTCGCCGACGCCACGCGGCCGCTCACGATGACCGACCTGGCCGACGGGGTGGTCTACAGCCGCAGCGGCCTCACCCACCAGGCCGCACTGCTGGAGAAGGCCGCACTCATCGTCCGCCGGCCCAGCCCAGCCGACCATCGCGCGACGGTCGTCGACATCACCGACGCGGGTCGCGCCCGACTCGCCGAGGTCCTGCCCGGTCACGTCGACGTCGTCCGCGAAATGCTCTACGAGCCCCTGTCGGATCAGGACGTCGACACCTTCGACGACATCACGGGCCGCATCCGAGATCACATGCGCGCGAAGCCACCTCGCTCGGCGGTCTCGCGCCGGCCCGAGACGGACGAGGGGTAG
- a CDS encoding nitrogen regulation protein NR(II), which yields MHERRHLPPPTSAEGYLRQLPALALLDRLPTPMLGVELDGGIAYANPSCAGMLGYGDTATLSRSRLPHLLAGSEGRAPADCVETLRRSASAVVQWNHLEGYVIRGMVSSPMLLRKGDTLLLIGIVDVTDWLWETEYAHSG from the coding sequence GTGCACGAACGACGGCACCTGCCACCACCCACCAGCGCCGAGGGCTACCTTCGGCAGTTGCCCGCGCTCGCGCTCCTCGACCGGCTTCCCACACCCATGCTGGGAGTGGAACTCGACGGCGGCATCGCCTACGCCAACCCGTCGTGTGCCGGCATGCTGGGCTACGGAGACACGGCGACGTTGAGCCGATCCCGGCTGCCGCATCTGCTGGCCGGGTCGGAGGGCCGGGCCCCCGCCGACTGCGTGGAAACGCTGCGACGCTCGGCCTCGGCCGTCGTGCAGTGGAATCACCTGGAGGGCTACGTCATCCGCGGAATGGTCTCGTCGCCGATGCTGCTGCGGAAGGGCGACACCCTGCTCCTGATCGGAATCGTCGACGTCACCGACTGGCTGTGGGAGACCGAATACGCGCACTCGGGCTAA
- a CDS encoding LysR family transcriptional regulator ArgP, protein MRLGADQLAALAAVIEDGSFEAAAERLHVTPSAVSQRIKALEQRVGQVLVVREKPCRTTPAGVPLLRLAAQTALLESEALAESGGGSAQRTRVAIAVNADSMATWFTAVLARLPDVLFDIRIEDQDHSARLLREGAVMAAVTTERTAVSGCRAQPLGVMRYVAVAAPAFVERYLADGFTAAAAAAAPSLAWNREDALQDMLVRKLFRRTIARPVHYVPTSEGFGAAVRAGLGWGMFPERSAAPDLADGSFVRIADVHLSVPLYWQCWKLDSPVVDAVTAAVRAAATT, encoded by the coding sequence ATTCGCCTGGGCGCGGACCAGCTCGCGGCCCTGGCGGCGGTCATCGAGGACGGCAGCTTCGAAGCCGCCGCCGAGCGGCTGCATGTGACGCCATCGGCAGTGAGCCAACGGATCAAGGCCCTCGAGCAGCGGGTCGGTCAGGTCCTCGTCGTCCGCGAAAAGCCCTGTCGCACAACCCCTGCGGGTGTACCGCTGCTGCGGCTGGCCGCCCAGACGGCCCTGCTGGAGTCCGAGGCGCTCGCGGAGTCGGGGGGCGGGTCGGCCCAGCGCACCCGGGTCGCCATCGCGGTCAACGCCGACTCGATGGCGACCTGGTTCACCGCGGTGCTCGCCCGGCTTCCCGACGTCCTGTTCGACATCCGCATCGAGGATCAGGACCACTCTGCCCGCCTGCTACGCGAGGGTGCGGTGATGGCCGCGGTGACCACGGAGCGCACTGCGGTGTCGGGTTGCCGGGCCCAACCGCTCGGCGTGATGCGCTACGTCGCGGTGGCGGCACCCGCATTCGTCGAGCGGTATCTGGCCGACGGTTTCACGGCCGCCGCCGCCGCGGCGGCGCCCTCACTGGCGTGGAATCGCGAGGACGCACTGCAGGACATGTTGGTGCGCAAGCTGTTTCGGCGGACCATCGCCCGGCCCGTGCACTACGTGCCGACGTCGGAGGGGTTCGGCGCCGCGGTGCGGGCCGGCCTGGGGTGGGGCATGTTCCCGGAGCGCTCGGCGGCACCGGACCTGGCCGACGGCTCGTTCGTCCGGATCGCCGACGTGCACCTGTCGGTACCGCTCTACTGGCAGTGCTGGAAGCTCGACAGCCCGGTGGTCGACGCCGTCACGGCAGCGGTGCGCGCCGCGGCGACGACCTGA
- a CDS encoding hemerythrin domain-containing protein, which yields MADITALILKDHNWFREQFAQLDYLQARASVEPSELERVWRPLADKLDVHAYIEEEIFYPQLLKRGVDDPEAETLDAIGDHNDIRDGVRDADAADIGSDEWWAAVGRAREANDEHMGEEEREGLSDFRRHAPTELLESLGTQYGEFMAAHPTTEGLTIADRDPQRYVDEAETTPTPQPPQDGSLRIGSLKGE from the coding sequence ATGGCCGACATCACCGCACTGATCCTCAAGGACCACAACTGGTTTCGCGAGCAGTTCGCTCAACTGGACTACCTGCAGGCGCGCGCCTCGGTCGAACCGTCGGAGCTCGAACGGGTGTGGCGGCCGCTGGCCGACAAGCTCGACGTGCACGCCTACATCGAGGAAGAGATCTTCTACCCGCAGCTGCTCAAACGCGGCGTCGACGACCCCGAGGCGGAGACGCTCGACGCGATCGGCGACCACAACGACATCCGTGACGGCGTCCGCGATGCCGACGCCGCCGACATCGGTTCCGACGAGTGGTGGGCCGCGGTGGGCCGGGCCCGCGAGGCCAACGACGAGCACATGGGCGAAGAGGAGCGCGAAGGCTTGTCCGACTTCCGTCGCCACGCACCGACCGAACTCCTCGAGTCGCTGGGCACGCAGTACGGCGAGTTCATGGCCGCCCACCCCACCACCGAGGGCCTGACGATCGCCGACCGCGATCCGCAGCGCTACGTCGACGAGGCCGAGACCACCCCGACGCCGCAGCCCCCGCAGGACGGCTCGCTGCGGATCGGCAGCCTCAAGGGCGAGTGA
- a CDS encoding NAD(P)/FAD-dependent oxidoreductase — MSNGRKQVVVIGGGFGGLFCARRLGGADVDVILLDRAASHVFQPLLYQCATGTLSIGQISRSLREELARHRNVTTLLGEAVDLDPVARRVTARRPDDTTFTLDYDALVLAAGMRQSYFGHEEFAKWAPGMKTLDDALSIRRRLFAAFEIAETLAPGPERDAWLTFAVTGGGPTGVELAGQIREMATNALAHEFHSIQPEEARVLLFDGGHSVLSSFAPALSAKAATTLQRLGVELHLGAHVTDVRAHGITVSPKGGGPSEEYATRTVLWTAGVEAVPFARRVAEVLGASTDHSGRIAVDADLSVPGHPEVFVIGDLVGRDNLPGVAENAMQGGLHAASCIRRDLAGRERADYHYRDLGSAAYISRRHALLQAGPVKLAGFLGWLAWGLIHITFLTGVQNRISTVATWLAAIARARRTDRSFMLGGSATEEQPYTWSACGPFELPARESRSVAD; from the coding sequence ATGAGCAACGGTCGCAAACAGGTGGTGGTCATCGGGGGTGGATTCGGCGGGCTGTTCTGCGCGCGCCGCCTTGGGGGGGCCGACGTCGACGTCATCCTGCTCGACCGCGCGGCGAGCCACGTCTTCCAGCCGCTGCTCTACCAGTGCGCCACGGGGACTCTCAGCATCGGACAGATCAGTCGCTCGCTGCGCGAGGAGCTGGCCCGCCACCGCAACGTCACGACCCTGCTCGGGGAGGCCGTCGACCTCGATCCGGTCGCCCGGCGCGTGACGGCCCGTCGTCCCGACGACACCACCTTCACCCTCGACTACGACGCCCTGGTGCTCGCCGCGGGCATGCGTCAGTCCTACTTCGGCCACGAGGAATTCGCGAAGTGGGCGCCGGGCATGAAGACCCTCGACGACGCGCTCAGCATCCGGCGGCGCCTCTTCGCGGCGTTCGAGATCGCCGAGACGCTGGCCCCCGGCCCCGAGCGCGACGCGTGGCTGACCTTCGCCGTCACCGGCGGCGGACCGACCGGGGTGGAGCTGGCCGGGCAGATTCGCGAGATGGCCACCAACGCGCTGGCGCACGAATTCCACAGCATCCAGCCCGAGGAAGCCAGGGTGCTGCTCTTCGACGGCGGCCACAGCGTGCTGTCGAGCTTCGCCCCCGCGCTGTCGGCCAAGGCCGCCACCACGCTGCAGCGGCTCGGCGTCGAACTGCACCTGGGCGCCCACGTGACCGACGTGCGCGCCCACGGAATCACCGTCAGCCCCAAGGGCGGTGGACCGAGCGAGGAGTACGCGACGCGCACCGTGCTGTGGACTGCCGGGGTGGAGGCCGTGCCGTTCGCGCGCCGCGTCGCCGAGGTGCTCGGCGCCAGCACGGACCATTCGGGCCGCATCGCCGTCGACGCCGACCTCTCGGTGCCGGGCCATCCCGAGGTGTTCGTCATCGGCGACCTCGTCGGCCGCGACAACCTGCCGGGTGTCGCCGAGAACGCCATGCAGGGCGGCCTGCACGCGGCGTCGTGCATACGTCGCGACCTGGCCGGCCGCGAGCGCGCGGACTATCACTACCGCGACCTCGGTTCGGCCGCATACATCAGCCGCCGGCACGCCCTGCTGCAGGCGGGCCCGGTCAAGCTGGCGGGGTTCCTGGGTTGGCTCGCTTGGGGTCTCATCCACATCACGTTCCTCACCGGCGTGCAGAACCGGATCAGCACGGTGGCCACCTGGCTGGCGGCGATCGCGCGGGCACGGCGCACGGACCGTTCGTTCATGCTCGGCGGCTCGGCCACCGAGGAGCAGCCCTACACCTGGTCGGCCTGCGGCCCGTTCGAACTGCCGGCCCGAGAATCCCGATCCGTCGCGGATTGA
- a CDS encoding SRPBCC family protein has product MPASPASAWHVLTDLDLWPRWGPTVQRAEFDGPGPLRLGSRGRVWAPLGVALPFEVTEFDDGHAWAWKVAGVPATRHSVTAEAAGCRVTFGVPVWAGPYAAVCAVALPKIEELAATA; this is encoded by the coding sequence ATGCCCGCCTCCCCCGCATCGGCGTGGCACGTGCTGACCGACCTGGACCTGTGGCCCCGCTGGGGGCCGACCGTTCAGCGCGCCGAGTTCGACGGGCCCGGGCCGCTGCGGCTGGGGTCGCGGGGCAGGGTGTGGGCGCCCCTCGGGGTGGCATTGCCGTTCGAGGTCACCGAGTTCGACGACGGCCATGCCTGGGCGTGGAAGGTCGCGGGCGTTCCCGCGACGCGGCACTCGGTGACCGCGGAGGCAGCGGGGTGCCGCGTGACGTTCGGGGTACCGGTGTGGGCGGGGCCCTACGCGGCCGTGTGCGCGGTGGCGCTGCCCAAGATCGAGGAGCTCGCCGCGACGGCGTGA
- a CDS encoding Lrp/AsnC family transcriptional regulator, which translates to MTKLDRTDARMLLAMCDAPRATGVQLAATLGLARNTVQARLARWDQEKVLAPIDRCVAPRDLGYPLKAFITAVVDQHRLDDVIAALATIAQVTQVTGLSGAADLLIGVVATDADDLYRVAGLVLAVPGVERTTMSVAMHEVVAYRTRPLLEERARKP; encoded by the coding sequence ATGACGAAGCTCGACCGCACCGACGCCCGGATGTTGCTCGCGATGTGTGACGCGCCGCGCGCGACGGGCGTCCAACTCGCCGCCACGCTCGGGCTGGCGCGAAACACCGTGCAGGCCCGGCTCGCCCGGTGGGACCAGGAGAAGGTGCTCGCGCCGATCGACCGCTGCGTGGCACCACGGGATCTCGGCTATCCCCTGAAGGCCTTCATCACGGCGGTGGTCGACCAGCATCGCCTCGACGACGTGATCGCGGCGCTGGCGACCATCGCTCAGGTCACCCAGGTGACCGGGTTGTCGGGTGCGGCCGACCTGCTGATCGGGGTCGTCGCCACGGACGCCGACGACCTCTACCGCGTCGCCGGCCTGGTGCTCGCGGTGCCCGGCGTCGAACGCACGACGATGTCGGTGGCGATGCACGAGGTGGTCGCCTACCGCACCCGACCCCTGCTGGAGGAACGGGCGCGCAAGCCCTAG